One genomic region from Molothrus aeneus isolate 106 chromosome 24, BPBGC_Maene_1.0, whole genome shotgun sequence encodes:
- the TMEM9 gene encoding proton-transporting V-type ATPase complex assembly regulator TMEM9, whose product MAKRASGEGLAGACREGPRSGCSEGQAPRMFTPSSRNSVSPMLLLVLLGCVLCPPAQANKSSEDIRCKCICPPYRNVSGHIYNKNVSQKDCNCLHVVEPMPVPGNDVEAYCLLCECKYEERSTTTIKVIIIIYLSVVGALLLYMAFLVLVDPLIRKPDPYTQPLHNEEDSEDTHSLAAVPTLAGARANTVLERVEGAQQRWKRQVQEQRKTVFDRHKMLS is encoded by the exons ATGGCCAAGCGGGCAAGCGGGGAGGGCCTGGCCGGGGCCTGCAGGGAGGGGCCGCGCTCGGGCTGCAGCGAGGGCCAG GCTCCCAGGATGTTCACCCCAAGCTCCCGGAACTCTGTGAGCcccatgctgctgctggtgctgctgggctgtgtcctgtgtcctCCAGCACAGGCCAACAAG agctctgaggaCATTCGCTGCAAGTGCATCTGCCCCCCGTACCGCAACGTCAGCGGGCACATCTACAACAAGAATGTGTCCCAGAAGGACTG caACTGTCTGCACGTGGTGGAGCCCATGCCAGTGCCTGGGAATGACGTGGAGGCCTATTGCCTGCTCTGTGAGTGCAAGTACGAGGAGCgcagcaccaccaccatcaAG GTGATCATCATCATCTACCTGTCGGTGGTGGGGGCCCTGCTGCTCTACATGGCGTTCCTGGTGCTCGTGGACCCCCTGATCCGCAAGCCAGACCCCTACACCCAGCCCCTGCACAATGAGGAGGACAGCGAG GACACTCACTCCCTGGCCGCAGTGCCCACCCTGGCTGGCGCCAGGGCCAACACGGTGCTGGAGCGGGTGGAGGGGGCGCAGCAGCGCTGGAAGCGGcaggtgcaggagcagaggaagacGGTGTTCGACCGGCACAAGATGCTGAGCTag
- the LOC136566237 gene encoding alpha-1,6-mannosyl-glycoprotein 4-beta-N-acetylglucosaminyltransferase-like isoform X2 — MRCSLKRSLTVLLAVSFLLLLLLHGSSWQEQDPLEVQLRGLAPDTILQLLQPERAQHILRDTAELSALHNISYQLLAGSPAPRKKFLAVGMASVQRPRGFYLLATLQSLFSQSTEEELQEMVVVVHLADTDPGWNVRVAATIAQKFARHILLGRLLLIHAPPEFYPTLEGLKRNFNDAEERVRFRSKQNVDYAFLLAFAANLSSYYLMIEDDVWSARSFLTSIRRALASQEGSNWATLEFSKLGYIGKLYHSSDLPRLARFLLLFYQEMPCDWLLVHFRQLLTQKDVIRFKPSLFQHMGLYSSFQGTFNRLKDEDFQADALDLPDNPPASLYTSMSIFENYAPLKAYSSAQGYFWGKDPAAGSTFTIVFQQPARVSRVRVRTGSVERPGDFLHAGLLELGQRRDRSRDCSSYVPVGSFEKGTLEQQDLENVLPGPVECVRIRVTQDQSEWLIIESIDIWTTAGT, encoded by the exons ATGCGATGCTCCCTGAAACGCTCCCTCACAGTTCTGCTTGctgtctccttcctcctcctcctcctccttcatgggagcagctggcaggaaCAGGATCCCCTGGAG GTGCAGCTCAGGGGCCTGGCTCCCGACacgatcctgcagctgctgcagccggAGAGAGCCCAGCACATCCTcagggacacagctgagctctctgcactCCACAACATCTCCTACCAGCTCCTCGCTGGCTCCCCGGCTCCCCGAAAAA AATTCCTGGCAGTGGGAATGGCATCCGTGCAGAGGCCACGTGGTTTCTACCTCCTGGCCACACTCCAGTCCCTGTTCAGCCAGTCCacggaggaggagctgcaggagatggtggtggtggtgcacCTGGCTGACACCGATCCTGGCTGGAACGTGCGCGTTGCCGCCACCATCGCCCAGAAGTTTGCTCGCCACATCCTCCTGGGCCGGCTCCTGCTCATCCACGCTCCCCCTGAGTTCTACCCCACCCTGGAAGGCCTGAAGAGGAACTTCAACGATGCAGAGGAGCGGGTGAGGTTCCGCTCCAAGCAGAATGTGGACTATGCCTTCCTGCTCGCCTTCGCCGCCAACCTCTCCTCCTACTACCTGATGATCGAGGACGACGTGTGGAGCGCCAGGTCCTTCCTGACGTCCATCCGCAGGGCACTGGCTTCCCAGGAGGGCTCAAACTGGGCCACCCTCGAATTCTCCAAGCTGGGCTACATTGGAAAGCTCTACCACTCCAGTGACCTTCCTCGCCTGGCtcgcttcctcctcctcttctacCAGGAAATGCCCTGTGACTGGTTGCTGGTCCACTTCCGCCAGCTGCTCACCCAGAAGGATGTGATCCGCTTCAAGCCATCCCTCTTCCAGCACATGGGCCTCTACTCCTCCTTCCAGGGCACTTTCAACCGGCTGAAGGATGAGGATTTCCAGGCCGATGCCTTGGACCTCCCGGACAACCCACCAGCATCCCTGTACACCAGCATGTCCATCTTTGAGAACTACGCGCCCCTCAAGGCctacagctcagcacaggggtACTTTTGGGGCAAAGACCCAGCAGCTGGCAGTACTTTTACCATCGTGTTCCAGCAGCCAGCCCGAGTCAGCCGTGTCCGGGTACGCACGGGCTCCGTGGAGCGCCCGGGCGATTTCCTGCAcgcagggctgctggagctgggccagcgCCGCGACCGCAGCCGGGACTGCTCCTCCTACGTCCCTGTGGGCTCCTTCGAGAAGGGgaccctggagcagcaggatctgGAGAACGTCCTGCCTGGGCCCGTGGAGTGCGTGAGGATCCGGGTGACCCAGGACCAGAGCGAGTGGCTCATCATTGAGAGCATCGACATCTGGACCACAGCAGGCACTTGA
- the LOC136566237 gene encoding alpha-1,6-mannosyl-glycoprotein 4-beta-N-acetylglucosaminyltransferase-like isoform X1 produces MAFPRLCPDMSPLPRPQPAGAMRCSLKRSLTVLLAVSFLLLLLLHGSSWQEQDPLEVQLRGLAPDTILQLLQPERAQHILRDTAELSALHNISYQLLAGSPAPRKKFLAVGMASVQRPRGFYLLATLQSLFSQSTEEELQEMVVVVHLADTDPGWNVRVAATIAQKFARHILLGRLLLIHAPPEFYPTLEGLKRNFNDAEERVRFRSKQNVDYAFLLAFAANLSSYYLMIEDDVWSARSFLTSIRRALASQEGSNWATLEFSKLGYIGKLYHSSDLPRLARFLLLFYQEMPCDWLLVHFRQLLTQKDVIRFKPSLFQHMGLYSSFQGTFNRLKDEDFQADALDLPDNPPASLYTSMSIFENYAPLKAYSSAQGYFWGKDPAAGSTFTIVFQQPARVSRVRVRTGSVERPGDFLHAGLLELGQRRDRSRDCSSYVPVGSFEKGTLEQQDLENVLPGPVECVRIRVTQDQSEWLIIESIDIWTTAGT; encoded by the exons ATGGctttccccaggctgtgccctgacatgtcccctctccccaggcCTCAGCCAGCAGGAGCCATGCGATGCTCCCTGAAACGCTCCCTCACAGTTCTGCTTGctgtctccttcctcctcctcctcctccttcatgggagcagctggcaggaaCAGGATCCCCTGGAG GTGCAGCTCAGGGGCCTGGCTCCCGACacgatcctgcagctgctgcagccggAGAGAGCCCAGCACATCCTcagggacacagctgagctctctgcactCCACAACATCTCCTACCAGCTCCTCGCTGGCTCCCCGGCTCCCCGAAAAA AATTCCTGGCAGTGGGAATGGCATCCGTGCAGAGGCCACGTGGTTTCTACCTCCTGGCCACACTCCAGTCCCTGTTCAGCCAGTCCacggaggaggagctgcaggagatggtggtggtggtgcacCTGGCTGACACCGATCCTGGCTGGAACGTGCGCGTTGCCGCCACCATCGCCCAGAAGTTTGCTCGCCACATCCTCCTGGGCCGGCTCCTGCTCATCCACGCTCCCCCTGAGTTCTACCCCACCCTGGAAGGCCTGAAGAGGAACTTCAACGATGCAGAGGAGCGGGTGAGGTTCCGCTCCAAGCAGAATGTGGACTATGCCTTCCTGCTCGCCTTCGCCGCCAACCTCTCCTCCTACTACCTGATGATCGAGGACGACGTGTGGAGCGCCAGGTCCTTCCTGACGTCCATCCGCAGGGCACTGGCTTCCCAGGAGGGCTCAAACTGGGCCACCCTCGAATTCTCCAAGCTGGGCTACATTGGAAAGCTCTACCACTCCAGTGACCTTCCTCGCCTGGCtcgcttcctcctcctcttctacCAGGAAATGCCCTGTGACTGGTTGCTGGTCCACTTCCGCCAGCTGCTCACCCAGAAGGATGTGATCCGCTTCAAGCCATCCCTCTTCCAGCACATGGGCCTCTACTCCTCCTTCCAGGGCACTTTCAACCGGCTGAAGGATGAGGATTTCCAGGCCGATGCCTTGGACCTCCCGGACAACCCACCAGCATCCCTGTACACCAGCATGTCCATCTTTGAGAACTACGCGCCCCTCAAGGCctacagctcagcacaggggtACTTTTGGGGCAAAGACCCAGCAGCTGGCAGTACTTTTACCATCGTGTTCCAGCAGCCAGCCCGAGTCAGCCGTGTCCGGGTACGCACGGGCTCCGTGGAGCGCCCGGGCGATTTCCTGCAcgcagggctgctggagctgggccagcgCCGCGACCGCAGCCGGGACTGCTCCTCCTACGTCCCTGTGGGCTCCTTCGAGAAGGGgaccctggagcagcaggatctgGAGAACGTCCTGCCTGGGCCCGTGGAGTGCGTGAGGATCCGGGTGACCCAGGACCAGAGCGAGTGGCTCATCATTGAGAGCATCGACATCTGGACCACAGCAGGCACTTGA
- the TMEM183A gene encoding transmembrane protein 183A isoform X1: MAPRGRPAAAAMPRRGARKRLKFRADDVCSERVTVADYANSDPAVVKSGRVKKAVANAVQQEVKSLCGLEASCVPTEEVLSVSGESCDSSDEMDTKESINGRAARKKKSKRHKEDAEGGGGEEYPIDIWLLLASYIRPEDIVRFSLICKKAWTVTCTAAFWTRLYRRHYSLDAYLPLRLRPESMEKLHCLRACVIRSLFHMYEPFAARLSRNPAIPDSTPSTLKNSRCLLFWCKKIVGNRQEAMWEFNFKFKKQSPRLKSKCCKGLQPPIQYEEVHTNPDQDCCLLQITTFNFIFVPIVMGMTFTLFSISVSTDMRHHRVRLVFQDTPVRNGKKPRMEQGVQVVLDPVHSVRLLDWWHPQYPFSPKA; this comes from the exons ATGGCCCCgcgcggccgccccgccgccgccgccatgccCCGCAGGGGCGCCCGCAAACGCCTCAAGTTTCGCGCCGACGACGTGTGCTCCGAGCGGG TGACGGTGGCAGATTATGCCAACTCAGACCCAGCTGTCGTGAAGTCTGGGCGGGTGAAGAAGGCTGTGGCCAACGCAGTGCAGCAGGAGG TAAAATCCCTGTGTGGTTTGGAAGCTTCCTGTGTCCCTACTGAGGAAGTTCTCTCTGTGTCAGGAGAGTCCTGTGACAGCAGTGATGAGATGGATACCAAGGAGAGCATCAACGGGAGAGCTGCgaggaaaaagaagagcaaaaggCACAAAG AAGATGCtgaagggggaggaggagaggaataTCCCATCGAcatctggctgctcctggcttcCTACATCCGCCCTGAGGACATTGTCCGGTTCTCTCTGATCTGCAAGAAAGCCTGGACTGTCACTTGCACTGCTGCCTTTTGGACCAGGCTCTACAGAAG GCACTACAGCCTGGACGCGTACCTGCCCCTGCGCCTGCGGCCCGAGTCCATGGAGAAGCTGCACTGCCTGCGCGCCTGCGTCATCCGCTCCCTGTTCCACATGTACGAGCCCTTCGCCGCCCGCCTCTCCAGGAACCCCGCCATCCCAGACAGTACTCCCAGCACTTTAAAGAATTCCAGA TGTCTGCTTTTCTGGTGCAAAAAGATTGTAGGGAACAGACAAGAAGCAATGTGGGAATTCAACTTCAAGTTCAAAAAGCAG TCTCCCAGATTGAAGAGCAAGTGTTGCAAAGGTCTCCAGCCCCCAATCCAGTATGAGGAAGTGCACACAAACCCAGATCAGGattgctgcctgctgcagatCACCACCTTCAACTTCATCTTCGTGCCAATCGTCATGGGCATGACCTTCACCTTG TTCTCCATCTCGGTGAGCACGGACATGCGGCACCACCGCGTGCGCCTGGTGTTCCAGGACACGCCCGTGCGCAACGGGAAGAAGCCGCGCATGGAGCAGGGGGTGCAGGTGGTACTGGACCCTGTGCACAGTGTCAGGCTCCTGGACTGGTGGCACCCACAGTACCCCTTCTCCCCAAAGGCTTAG
- the TMEM183A gene encoding transmembrane protein 183A isoform X2, translating into MAPRGRPAAAAMPRRGARKRLKFRADDVCSERVTVADYANSDPAVVKSGRVKKAVANAVQQEVKSLCGLEASCVPTEEVLSVSGESCDSSDEMDTKESINGRAARKKKSKRHKDAEGGGGEEYPIDIWLLLASYIRPEDIVRFSLICKKAWTVTCTAAFWTRLYRRHYSLDAYLPLRLRPESMEKLHCLRACVIRSLFHMYEPFAARLSRNPAIPDSTPSTLKNSRCLLFWCKKIVGNRQEAMWEFNFKFKKQSPRLKSKCCKGLQPPIQYEEVHTNPDQDCCLLQITTFNFIFVPIVMGMTFTLFSISVSTDMRHHRVRLVFQDTPVRNGKKPRMEQGVQVVLDPVHSVRLLDWWHPQYPFSPKA; encoded by the exons ATGGCCCCgcgcggccgccccgccgccgccgccatgccCCGCAGGGGCGCCCGCAAACGCCTCAAGTTTCGCGCCGACGACGTGTGCTCCGAGCGGG TGACGGTGGCAGATTATGCCAACTCAGACCCAGCTGTCGTGAAGTCTGGGCGGGTGAAGAAGGCTGTGGCCAACGCAGTGCAGCAGGAGG TAAAATCCCTGTGTGGTTTGGAAGCTTCCTGTGTCCCTACTGAGGAAGTTCTCTCTGTGTCAGGAGAGTCCTGTGACAGCAGTGATGAGATGGATACCAAGGAGAGCATCAACGGGAGAGCTGCgaggaaaaagaagagcaaaaggCACAAAG ATGCtgaagggggaggaggagaggaataTCCCATCGAcatctggctgctcctggcttcCTACATCCGCCCTGAGGACATTGTCCGGTTCTCTCTGATCTGCAAGAAAGCCTGGACTGTCACTTGCACTGCTGCCTTTTGGACCAGGCTCTACAGAAG GCACTACAGCCTGGACGCGTACCTGCCCCTGCGCCTGCGGCCCGAGTCCATGGAGAAGCTGCACTGCCTGCGCGCCTGCGTCATCCGCTCCCTGTTCCACATGTACGAGCCCTTCGCCGCCCGCCTCTCCAGGAACCCCGCCATCCCAGACAGTACTCCCAGCACTTTAAAGAATTCCAGA TGTCTGCTTTTCTGGTGCAAAAAGATTGTAGGGAACAGACAAGAAGCAATGTGGGAATTCAACTTCAAGTTCAAAAAGCAG TCTCCCAGATTGAAGAGCAAGTGTTGCAAAGGTCTCCAGCCCCCAATCCAGTATGAGGAAGTGCACACAAACCCAGATCAGGattgctgcctgctgcagatCACCACCTTCAACTTCATCTTCGTGCCAATCGTCATGGGCATGACCTTCACCTTG TTCTCCATCTCGGTGAGCACGGACATGCGGCACCACCGCGTGCGCCTGGTGTTCCAGGACACGCCCGTGCGCAACGGGAAGAAGCCGCGCATGGAGCAGGGGGTGCAGGTGGTACTGGACCCTGTGCACAGTGTCAGGCTCCTGGACTGGTGGCACCCACAGTACCCCTTCTCCCCAAAGGCTTAG